ATATCTGAGTCCATAGGCCTCCGATAGTTATCCAACCGTTCTACTGCATCTAGTTCTACAGTTTGAACAGGTTTAGGTACACCTTCTACAACAGCAGCCGGTTGGTGGCCCCGACAAGCCTAGGAAAAAAATACTAgtatcataaaatgaaatcgaCTACCAACAGTTTCTACAAGGTTTTTCTAAAGGTGTAagtacaatgtactattattgtgtaagtggctctgtgagctgtaaacATCGCGAGCATAATTTAAAACTGGACAGAtgtatggctccgccattttgaacaatttccaaaaattttatcgacaataaaaactatttaattataaaacctGTTCACAAAATTTCGCGAGAATTGGTCGAGAActgcgacctgtagagaagaatatacggacatacgaaagcaatttTTCTCAAGCTGAAACGGAGGATTTCGCTaataacgctcggtcaataataaaataaaattggttaCCAAAAGTTTCTGTAAGTTTCTCGTAAAAGTGTTAGTCTAATGTATTACTGTTTCAATGTAATACTAACTTAGATTATAACTTGATCACATAGGCACATTTGTTTGATAGTAGgtaataaactaaatattgttttttgtgATGTTAGACTCAAACATACTTAAATCGATattctgttttgtttttgtctAGACAGGCCATGCATTTTCTAGTTTTCAAATCTGACTGGCTCACAATGCGTGAACTGAAATAGTTTCGTAGGCTTGGTTTGGTATACGATATTCTTACCTGAATTAAGAATATGATCGGTTTTGCCACTAAGCTGGAATTTAAACGAGCGTCAAAACAGGCGATGACGTCTCGCTCCCAGTAACGCGTGTCATATGCTCTCAAATAGCCGTGATCTTGTCCGTGAGTCAGGATCGCCACGCAGATACAACCGCTGCCACTGAAATCCCTTCTACTAACTGAAATGaaatagaaaagtaaaaaaGACTAATAGAAGTGATAGATAAAGATTAATAGTTACAattcataattttatgtattttatgtaaatCTTTGTTAACTCTATATTTCAATAAAGATATCTTTAAAAGCATAGTAATATTTCACATAGTAATATCGGAATGTGGGggccataaataattatttattttattcaattagcAACGCTTTTATTGCGTCTTGATATTgccattttattcatttttatatatctatCATTCTACACGTTACACTAATCACTAAGATTTACCAAAGTCGAATCGATACTTACATTTCTTAAGTTCAACAAACAAATTATTCTCTGTTAGATCATTATAGGTAGTCACATGAAATCGATATTGCTTAAAAGTGTTTTCTAATGCTGCTACGTCTAAAGATGTACCTCGCCTTTTCCGTTCGCTCATAAAGTTTTCATGATTGAAAATAATCATATCATTCCTTTCAAATTTCTCTAATTCGTACGTCGCTGAGTCTAAATCTGACTGGAATGTGTTGCTTTCATCTATATCTAATACCTCATTATAATATTGGTTTAGAGTTCTATCAAAAAGTTCTAGAAACTTATTTCTATCAATCGCATTATCAGCTACTTTTGTGTTTTCATAACCATCATCTATCTCATGTTGATTTTCAGCTGCTTTTAGTGGTTCTTCTTGATCATTTGTTCGTTGCAACAGTTTAGGGCTGATAGAGAATAAACTTGGAGCTTCAAAATCTCCTATGTTCATTCCATGTGGTACAATGTTACTTTTGTCTTCGATAGATTCTGCTTGGTTTGTTCCAAAAGAACGTTCATCAAACGATTTCGAATCTTCCAACCTAGGAATCGCGTTGTCCACAGTATTTGTGTCAGCTTTGTTCATTTTTTTCGAAGCGgtactaaaatatttatcagATGATCCACATGGAGATTCTTCTAGGCTCAAATTGAATGATTGACTCATATTTCACTTTGAATACGAACAATCATAAACACAACAATATTTGACGTTAATTTACGTTACGTTAGGTTACGTAGATAATAAGTGAACTATTTATTATCCTTGTGTAACCATATCTGTAGCACATGTTAGTATATTATAacgagagttttttttttttttaaagttctttgttcattttaaattttgcaACACTACCCACACAATAAGCGTATGCATTCTATTAAATACGGATGACAATTGAAGATAAGATACTTTATCGAATGATAACAAGTGGATTAGTCAGTTATTGTTAAAATGCTGTTTTTAGAATTATATTCAAAACTTGATAAGATATTCTCAATTGTTATATGGAAACATGATATGTAATCTAGCCTTACGTTTATGTAGGATGTGAGATTGGCGAACGCTTGGAACGGAATGAAACTGTTAGAGTCAAACGGTGCCATTGGATAAGAAAGAGATagatgatttaatttaaatagttttagaAATATTAGAGTGCTCCAGGAGATTCATTTAGTTTCTTACGTGGAGGAGATGTGATCACATCTCCTCAGCCCAAATGCtgttgttttaatatttgattaaattttaataaatatatgaatttaATGAAGACGTCCTTCTGATTTTTGCTCCCGCAATAccccatattatattataactatataagTATAGCTCACctcagttttttttacattttattctgttttcgTTTTAATGAACAAATATCTAATTTATTATATGAGCACAAGatacatacggcccgattcgaagaatgattaagacacgtttaagatcttggaaagatctttaacaGATCGATGACTAAattatatgtcaaaattgacgtttatttcgattccgctgtgatccc
This portion of the Cydia pomonella isolate Wapato2018A chromosome 7, ilCydPomo1, whole genome shotgun sequence genome encodes:
- the LOC133520167 gene encoding caspase-6-like isoform X2, coding for MSQSFNLSLEESPCGSSDKYFSTASKKMNKADTNTVDNAIPRLEDSKSFDERSFGTNQAESIEDKSNIVPHGMNIGDFEAPSLFSISPKLLQRTNDQEEPLKAAENQHEIDDGYENTKVADNAIDRNKFLELFDRTLNQYYNEVLDIDESNTFQSDLDSATYELEKFERNDMIIFNHENFMSERKRRGTSLDVAALENTFKQYRFHVTTYNDLTENNLFVELKKFSRRDFSGSGCICVAILTHGQDHGYLRAYDTRYWERDVIACFDARLNSSLVAKPIIFLIQACRGHQPAAVVEGVPKPVQTVELDAVERLDNYRRPMDSDIIMFHSSFFGRASIRVIEEGTWFIQTLCKQIRLHAATDHFEKLCRRVRSIVAEMEYEGAKQMPVVTTTLLKKLYLKRTPSNNCTVT